One Ostrea edulis chromosome 2, xbOstEdul1.1, whole genome shotgun sequence genomic region harbors:
- the LOC125682096 gene encoding uncharacterized protein LOC125682096 produces the protein MGPKQVSPYNADLPANWTAACLKQTLNARGMSFPTNARRSVLIRLLSNGPEQLSDSARSHNATVSDNGDLRSQDATVHNNNNGGLQATSGGSQNQAVVIDLVSKLTLTVQSLQQNVINLTTRVNNLSSIRDGSGNVPVGPMTVSLGPTTCSSNVPFPTTDNYNLDTAFARLSSAAAGSSTQAAEFKRTRFGYSAESLPMVKTISPLLRQHITSDEEIPGTCARSRWESHSLSASLPIVYGLKEELVNLWDSSLCSSTKRIYSSALQCFLTFVCMSGVMVQSKCLPAVNESLLMYFVTHCKHVLKLGYETIKLYLAGLRYHYIKAGWGDILKSCDQFHYILRGVKRVQNNVKSKRLPITAILKQMWQILDNGAFSPFVDLMLKCMFSCAYFGFLRCGETICRSAN, from the exons ATGGGACCTAAGCAAGTTTCTCCCTACAATGCCGATTTACCAGCCAATTGGACAGCCGCATGCTTAAAGCAAACTTTAAATGCTCGCGGGATGTCCTTCCCAACCAACGCGCGGAGATCCGTTCTAATTCGTTTGTTATCCAATGGACCAGAACAGCTAAGCGATAGTGCGCGATCCCACAATGCAACGGTTTCCGACAATGGCGACCTCCGCTCCCAGGATGCAACTGttcacaacaacaacaatggCGGCCTTCAGGCTACGAGCGGTGGATCACAGAACCAGGCCGTGGTAATTGACTTAGTGTCCAAACTCACTTTAACGGTACAATCACTACAACAGAACGTAATCAATTTGACGACACGAGTGAACAATTTGTCGTCTATACGGGATGGTAGCGGAAATGTACCAGTTGGTCCTATGACAGTTTCACTGGGCCCTACAACGTGCTCCTCCAATGTTCCATTCCCCACAACGGATAACTACAACCTAGACACTGCATTTGCCAGATTGTCGTCAGCAGCTGCGGGATCATCTACGCAAGCCGCTGAATTTAAGAGGACCCGGTTTGGATATTCGGCAGAATCCCTTCCGATGGTCAAGACGATCTCTCCTCTACTGAGACAACATATCACTTCAG ATGAAGAAATTCCGGGCACTTGTGCCAGAAGCAGATGGGAATCCCACTCCTTGTCTGCATCACTCCCAATTGTTTATGGACTGAAAGAGGAACTTGTGAATCTCTGGGATTCATCGTTATGTAGTTCTACGAAAAGAATATATAGCTCGGCCTTGCAGTGTTTTTTGACTTTTGTGTGCATGAGTGGAGTTATGGTTCAGTCAAAGTGCTTGCCAGCAGTTAACGAAAGCTTGTTAATGTATTTTGTTACACATTgtaaacatgttttgaaattggGATATGAAACAATTAAGCTGTATTTAGCGGGCTTAAGATATCATTATATAAAAGCTGGTTGGGGGGATATTTTGAAGAGCTGTGATcagtttcattatattttacGTGGTGTTAAAAGAGTGCAAAACAATGTTAAGAGTAAGCGATTACCTATCACTGCTATTTTGAAACAAATGTGGCAGATTTTAGACAATGGGGCTTTTTCTCCTTTTGTAGATCTTATGTTGAAATGTATGTTTTCATGTGCCTACTTTGGTTTCTTACGGTGTGGAGAAACAATATGCAGATCAGCAAACTGA